A window of the Tiliqua scincoides isolate rTilSci1 chromosome 5, rTilSci1.hap2, whole genome shotgun sequence genome harbors these coding sequences:
- the LOC136652634 gene encoding olfactory receptor 12D1-like, whose amino-acid sequence MRNQTEVTEFILMGLSNIWELRSVLFAIFLVLYLISLAGNGAIVAVAVAEPQLHTPMYFFLGNLSCLDIFYSTVTVPKMLAGFLSDLQTISFSACMTQLHFFHFLGSSEVLLLGVMAYDRYVAICNPLRYTIIMRKQICVLLAAATWATGFFHALMHAVAMARLPFCGPNHVEHFFCDIKPLLKLACGNTHLNLMLLNTVTSCIAMGPFIITLLSYFYIITFLFFKMKSQSSRQKAFSTCVSHLLVVALLYVPVLFNYMLPSVGNASQRDMMVTLIYSAVTPVLNPLIYTLRNQEVKNALQNSKNVLQKSLGRKIFTGH is encoded by the coding sequence ATGAGGAACCAAACAGAGGTAACTGAGTTCATCTTGATGGGCTTGAGCAATATCTGGGAGCTTCGGAGTGTACTCTTCGCTATCTTCCTGGTCTTGTACCTGATAAGCTTAGCGGGTAATGGAGCCATTGTGGCTGTAGCTGTCGCCGAACCACAgcttcacacccccatgtactttttcctcgGGAACCTTTCCTGCCTTGACATTTTCTATTCTACAGTAACTGTTCCAAAGatgctggctggctttctttcagACCTGCAAACCATTTCCTTCAGTGCTTGCATGACCCAGCTccactttttccatttcttgGGCAGCAGTGAGGTCCTTCTCCTTGGTGTCATGGCATATGACCGGTACGTTGCCATATGCAACCCCTTGCGCTATACCATCATCATGAGAAAGCAGATCTGTGTTCTGCTGGCAGCAGCCACATGGGCCACTGGCTTTTTTCATGCCCTAATGCATGCAGTGGCAATGGCCCGTCTACCCTTCTGTGGACCCAACCACGTTGAGCACTTTTTCTGTGACATCAAACCGCTGCTGAAACTAGCCTGTGGCAACACCCACCTCAACCTCATGCTCCTAAATACGGTCACCAGCTGCATTGCTATGGGTCCCTTTATCATCACACTCCTCTCCTACTTCTACATTATCACTTTCCTATTCTTCAAAATGAAGTCACAAAGTAGTCggcagaaagccttctccacctgtgTATCCCACCTGCTGGTGGTGGCTTTGCTTTATGTGCCAGTGTTGTTCAATTACATGCTTCCTTCTGTGGGTAATGCCTCTCAGAGAGATATGATGGTCACTCTCATATACAGTGCGGTCACACCAGTTTTGAATCCCCTTATCTATACACTGAGAAACCAGGAGGTGAAAAATGCCTtgcaaaacagcaaaaatgtCTTGCAAAAGAGCCTGGGGAGAAAGATTTTCACTGGGCACTAA
- the LOC136652633 gene encoding olfactory receptor 6B1-like translates to MQNQTTISEFILLGFPAGLEIQLFLFVLFSLTYLLTVLENLTIISVVKGNRNLHKPMYFFLSNLSFLEIWYISVTLPRLLVDFWSLSKIISFQSCMAQLYFFISLMCTECVLLAVMAYDRYVAICNPLRYPVIMTHRLCFQLAVLPWACGFSISLVKVIFISRLSFCGPGVINHFFCDISPVLNLSCTDMSVAELVDFILALVILLIPLFVTILSYLFIITSIFRIPTTQGKKKAFSTCASHLTVVIIFFSTTVFMYARPRKIHPFNLNKIVSIFYAVITPALNPLIYCLRNKEVKEALRRKVSKKCPVG, encoded by the coding sequence ATGCAGAACCAAACTACGATCTCAGAATTCATTCTCCTGGGGTTTCCTGCTGGCCTAGAAATTCAACTTTTCCTTTTTGTACTCTTTTCCCTCACCTACCTCCTAACAGTCCTGGAGAACCTCACCATTATTTCCGTTGTAAAAGGCAACCGAAACCTTCACAAGCCCATGTACTTCTTTTTGAGCAATTTGTCTTTCTTGGAAATCTGGTATATCAGTGTCACACTCCCAAGACTGCTGGTAGACTTCTGGTCTCTGAGCAAAATTATCTCCTTCCAGAGCTGTATGGCACAGCTCTACTTCTTCATCTCCCTTATGTGCACTGAGTGCGTCCTCCTAGCGGTCATGGCCTACgaccgctatgtggccatctgcaacccacTTCGCTATCCAGTCATCATGACTCACAGATTGTGCTTCCAGCTAGCTGTGCTTCCTTGGGCATGTGGCTTCTCTATTTCCTTAGTCAAGGTCATCTTTATCTCTAGGCTTAGCTTCTGTGGCCCTGGGGTCATAAATCACTTTTTCTGTGACATCTCCCCTGTACTGAACCTCTCCTGCACTGACATGTCTGTGGCTGAGCTGGTAGATTTCATCCTGGCCTTAGTCATCCTCCTGATCCCACTCTTTGTCACCATTCTTTCCTACCTGTTCATCATCACTTCAATTTTTCGGATCCCCACAacccaaggaaagaaaaaagctttCTCAACCTGTGCTTCGCACCTCACTGTGGTCATCATCTTCTTCTCAACAACTGTCTTCATGTATGCTCGACCTAGAAAGATCCATCCCTTTAATCTCAACAAAATAGTGTCCATCTTCTATGCTGTCATCACGCCAGCTCTCAATCCTCTCATCTATTGCCTGAGAAATAAAGAAGTGAAAGAAGCACTGAGAAGAAAAGTGAGCAAGAAATGTCCAGTTGGATAG